The Chelonia mydas isolate rCheMyd1 chromosome 1, rCheMyd1.pri.v2, whole genome shotgun sequence nucleotide sequence CTGCCCGTTCCTGCTGCTTGACGTACGAGATCGAGATGCGTATGACCAGTGTCATATTGTTGGAGGTAAGGGAGGGAATCACTGCAGGATTCTCTGAACCTCGATCAGTGTCAGCTGCTTGCATAATACGTTCAACACTTCTTGCCCCAAAGATGGGCCTCAATGAATGCAGCAGGATGATCCTGCAAAATGAAAATCGAGACAGCCTCAATGTCTGTGATTAGGAAGCAAAATAAACCAACATAAGCAGAAAAGGAAACTGGCGGGGTGGGGTGTGAGGCGGGATGATGGATGGACTCCTTAGTTTGAGAGATCCCAAAGACATTGTCTCCACTATTTCTCCCAAGCAGCCACTCTTatagcctctcctcctcccttcccaaagcacctggGCAGGAGAAGGGAGTAGCTGAGTTGAAATTAACCCTATCTTCACTGCAAACCAGGCCTCTGTACTCTGACAGTCCTAATCAGGTCACTCTAGGCTGTTTGGTAGCTGTTCATTCCCTAACCCCTTTTTCTTCTGTATCTGCAGCTTATTCCTACCCTATCGCAACGCTGTCTAGAACCATGAATCCTTATACGAATAGCATTCTGGAATACGTATCCTTTTTAAAGCGTGGGTGCTCTAGAGAGTCAATGTTTTGGCAAAGAAACTCCATGACTTCTGCATTGACTGAACACCGAGCCAACTCCTGCTCCCATTACATTCAATGGGAGTTTATCTGGGACTTCACGAGAGGGCATGATAGGGTCATCCCATGCTGACGGTGATTTACCTGATGTTAGGATTCTGTGTTACAGCTGTAAAATGCAGGTACTAAGCACCTGTCGTTTGCAAAGcccactgactacagtgggagctgtgtgcgtGTTGCAGCTCTCAGGATTAGACCATTTTGTGCTGATGTGTGGGCCAAGACTTGAACAGCTTGGATGGCTACCCACTGCTGATGCTGAGCTGCCACACTCGTTGGCTGAGGCATTAAACGGTGCTCCgtttgcttccccacagcaggggTTAGCCTTTCTCTGGAGAGTTTAGGATTAAGTGGGCAATATCTCAAACTATTGACTTCCAGGCCCACAGGGGGAAGGGATGGCTGTGTGTAGACCTCACTTCTTACTGCCAACTTCTGTGTTTCTACATTAACCAGCAGAAGGGTGGTGgcacaggtcagactggcagaggattttccccttcctctgcaggatGGGGTACGGGTCAgttgctaggatcatctgggtatCTCTCActaaatcaattccctgccattgcaggggccttgggcactggtgcacctctgtccctcctgttTGCTGCCTGTAGCACACAATGGGTTAGTCTCCTGAAGGGTGTTATACTTTGGTCTAACTCTGGTGGTTGGTCTGAGTGTGGCAGAGGCTGGATGGcgtcaatggcctgtgatatacaggaggtcagactgggtgatctggtggtcccttctggccttaaattctatgggcttgtttacacttgaaatgctacagtataGACgctacctatgccgacaggaggggttctcccattggcacaggtaataccgcctcttggggagctggagctgggcttctgtcaacctagtgctgtttacaccaggggttaggttggcttaactacgttgcccaggggtgtggatttttcataccccctgagtgacataactttttagtgtagaccaggcctatgacTCTAGGATTACTCTCAGGCCTTGAGTCCCAGCATGAGAAAGTGATTTTTGCCTTTCCTTGACTAAGAGTCCCATCCACTTGCAAAACTAGAATcagtaggggtgggggaaggttttgAGCTTGGTAATAGACAGGAGGTTGGGAGTTCAAGCCCAAACTTTTTGGCTGCTttcaaatcatagaagattaggtttggaagagacctcaggaggtcatctagtcccaatcccctgctcaaaccaacctcaactaaatcatcccacccagggctttgtcaggccgggccttaaaaacctctaaggatggagattccaccacctccctaggtaacccattccagtgcttcagcaccctcctaatgaaatagtgtttcctaagaTCCAGCCtggacctcccccactacaacctgagaccattactccttgttctgtcatctgctaccactaagaacagctgAGCTCCGCCCTTTTTGGAACCcgccccccccttcaggtagttgaaggcttctatcaaaaccctcattcttctcttctgcagactaaataagcctagttccctcagcctctccttataagtcatgtgccccagccccctaataatttttgttgccctcctttgactctcttcaatttgtccacatcctttctgtagtgggggccccaaactggacgcaatactccaaatgtgactcaccagtgctgaatagaggggaataatcacttccctcaatctgctggcaacgctcctactaatgcagcccaatatgccattagccttcttggcaacaagggcacactgctgactcgtatccagcctctcgtccactgtaatccccaggctAATCATGTCAATTTGTCTCTGCCACTTATGTAGCATCAAGAAGATGACGTCAGACATCCAATTCATGttaagtttaataaaaaatatacaggATCTTTAACATCTCTGCCTATCAGAAAAATGCACATGGGAAGATTATCATCCTGTATGATGATGATGAGAGACTCGCCAGCCAGGCTGCCACTACCATGTGTGAGAGAGGCTTTGAGAACGTATTCATGTTATCTGGAGGTGAGGGGGATTTCCTTTTGCATCAGAAATGTGGGGACTTGGCTTAAAATTGAGAGCTGGGGGCGAGGCTTGCCCGAATTAAATGATGAGATATGGGGCTAGAGCGAAGTACACGGCTCTGCCTGTGTATTCCAGTCCTGGCCAACAAAGCCATGGCTGTTCCAGTCTTGGGCCTCTCTTAGCCAGAGACTGCCATCAATTTGGCTTGGCTTTGGCAAGTGTCTCctaggctttgtctgcactgaaGATTTTAAGGAATTCTTTCACCCGCTGGGAGTTCTAGACTGCCATGTTCGTACCCCTGTGACATCCAACCCTGCTCAGATCAGGTCAAGAGgacgtgggtttttttttttttttttaaaagctgatatCTGGTCTATACCAAATGCTTTTCTAGGGCTGGTGGAAGAATGCCCTGCACATCATGCTGCTCCTGCCATTGCTAGCAGCACTGGAGAGGCACTTGTGCTAAAGTAACAGTGGGAATAATCTCTGATATCCTTGGTGTAAACAAGGGTTGGGGGGGATAATATATAGTCATGCAACTTGTTTTCACTTGCCCTAAAATAGGTCATTCTTTAACCCAAGTCACCAGTGGTAAAAGGCTGGTGTCAAATCCATCCCACCGCTGAGGGCCCACTTTGATTCCATGATTTATAGTGTCAGCATCATGTAAATAGCTTTCACCAAGAACAGCCTGAGACAGCTAGCCTCTGTGTGTTCTAAGCAAACTGAAAAAGCCCATCACTTCAGGACCTAGGAATCCTGGCAGAGGTTGGCTCTCCTAGCTTCATTAACATCCCTTATATCAGTACCCTCCTGAAGAGCGTGTATGAtaagatggcggggggggggggggcacttagacttttattttccttttcatgcTTTGCATCATACATGTTTATTCCCTAAATAAGCTACAGTCTCCAAAGCCCTTTTGAAAACCTGCATCTTGTAGCTGCTTCTTGAGACTTGCTGCTCCCAAGAGCAAACTCTAGGAGCTAATCCTGGAATGTGCTGAAcctccaacttccactgaaacctGTGGCAGTCGAGGGAGCTCAGTACCTCTTGGAATATGACTCGAAATGCTCCAGCAGTTGAGAAGAGTGACCTCTATATAGGTGTCTCCTGAGCCTCACCTCATAGTTCCAGAGTAGTACTATCAGTAGCTCTCCTCCTGCCGCTTCTGATCAGGAGATGAAAGTTAAGTTGAGTCTGACCAATCACTGCAAATAACTGGCCATCCCTAACCATATGATCTGTATTGTCTCCAGGCCTGAAGGTCCTTGCACAGAAGGTCCCTGAAGGACTGGTCACTGGCTCATTCCCCACGTCTTGCCAGTTGGCAACCTACACTGGATCTGCCCGGAAAAGGGCCATCCCAAGAGGGACACCCGCACGTGCTGAGAATAAATGGAGATTTGCCACAGAAGATCTACAAAAGATAGAATACTACCTGGAAGAGGAGCAGATCCCCTCAGATACTGCCAGTAAGACTCCTTGACAAACAGTGGGATTGCCCCTGAAGTCTTTATGcctgcaaaactcccatagacttcccCTGAGCTGGCTACAGCACCATTTTATACCAGCTCTCTGGGGAAAGGAAGTGCTTTTTCATACTGACCAGGGATTGTAGGCTGGAACTTGTGCCATGCTGATCCCATTGTGgacaggggcttttcttgtgtgTATTTATAGAGCACTAAAacacccactgaagacaatggaagctttgcctgagtaaggacttcaggatttgtccCATAGACTATTAAAAATAATCCAGGGGCCAGGGGATTGGCCGGCACGTGCCACACCGCATAGTACCTGTGAGCCCTTATGACAATTTCCTGGTTTTCCCAGTTCATCCAGCCTTTCACTAAAACGGTGCTGTATCACTCCTCCAGCTAGCTGCTGCACTGGTGAAAGGTCTGTGTGGGTGTAGGTCCATCACAGGGATGCTGGGGACAGCAGATCAGCAGGGTGTGTATCTTTCAGATTGCTGTCTGTGCTCTGCAAGGAGCATCCCCAGTCTGCTCCGGAGTGTCGGAGAGGATTAAACCTTCCGAACGGCAGACTGAGTGCAGTGATGAGGGGACACCGTGCAGGTTTTAGGGGCCCCAGAATGATGTGGGAGGGTTTTCTGGGGAAAGGTGATGAGCCGGGCACAGACTGTGTGGGTGGTAACAAGCATAGCCATGGCAGTCATGCCCCACCATCCGCCAGGTCCACCTCAGACCCTTTGTGCAGAACTGTTttcatcccttccccctcccaagtGCAGGTGTAACATTGACAGACCCCGGTCGGTggtgggcgggattgaaccttGGACCTGTGGAGcctagtgcatgagcctctaccacgaGCTAAAAGTGacctggctgttagctaaggctgtagagcagactcattaatctctctctaagtggtctctgtgccactggatgggacagaacaccacgcccagaaggtgtgtgggttacacaggcaGGCTTCCTCGCCTTAATGCTGGCATTGGGCAGTCTTGGGGCTGTAATGTGGTGTAATAGGTCCAGCTCTCTCAGTGCTGGGCCTGCATATTCCACACAGCCTgccactcagggtatgtctacacggcaattaaaaacccgcagctgtcctgtgtcagctgactcgggctctgGCTCTCTCAGGGCTgcttaactgcagtgtagaggtTCCGGCTAGGAGCTCTCCCTCCCACTTCTCAGGGTCCTAGAGTCCGGGCTGGAGCTGAGCCTGAACATctccactgcagttaaacagccccgcgagcccaagtcagctggcgtctaattgcagtgtagacgttccctcTGTGGCAGGTCGCTGGCTCTAGAGCAAAGTACACAGCTCTGCCTGTGTGTTCCAGTCCTGGCCAACAAAGCCATGGCTGTTCCAGTCTTGGGCCTCTCTTAGCCAGAGACTGCCATCAATTTGGCTTGGCTTTGCCAAGTGTCTCCTAGGCTTTGTCTGTATTGAGGAAGCGTGAAAGGTGTGTTTGGTATCTGGGCTGTATCTCTGCCTGTCTGGACACAGTTAAAAATGACAGGGCAGGTTGTATCTGTACCCCAGTCTCTCACATCAACCTGACCCGGCTATcggcaaaggaaaacaaaacctttctaGTCTGATTGTCTGTTCAGCACAATATCACATGGGTTTCTGTTCTTCTTCCCCAGGCCGTCTTAGCCGTGCTTCCTCAGGCCGAGATTCCAAGGCAACGGCTGTACGGAGCAGCCAGAACCTCCCCACCGCCAGCCCAGCTGGCTCCCTCGCCACCCGctccttcagcagcagcagcctccagaACAAACCCTGGAAGTAAAGACTGTCTCTTTCCGTTGAATAAACGAATGTCCCGGTTCTGGGAACCCCTGATCAGTACATCCCGTTTGTCATTTTAGGAAGctgcaaagaggaaaaataaatcaatgatCTAACAACGGCaagaggggtggggtgtggcaggctGACATTTAGTAGAAGAAGTAAAGGTATCCCTTTCCAAGACTGATCTAAAGGGATAACGTTGTTTTGTGAAAATGAACTTTTCCCCGAAGTCTCTGACCCGCAGAGGTGGGTCCATgaaatttctaattttaaaaaatgccagtggAATCTGTGTTCTTAGAAAATATTCCCCCTGGGATCTGGGATCTTAGTAATGCAGCGCTGTGCTAGTACATGAGAACCCGAAAGGTGGATAGACTAGCCACTGTCTGTAAACAAAAGTCTTGGTGTCGAGCTGAAATACAGAAATGGAGCAAACGAATAGCACAACTAGTGACAAGTGAGCAAGATACCAAAAACACCTTTTTTAACCATCCAAAGTGTTTGTAATAAGGGCATTCTTGTAAAGAATGTACAGAATGATGTTTCACCTGACAGTGGCCCTTGATCCACAGTatgtttacaaaatatatttgcatttaaaatctTTCCCCCCTCGTGTCCTGAGTACTCGGTCTCTGTTCTGTGTTCCATGCGGTGGGGTAGTGCTCTGGGTCTGAGCGAAGTGATGTAACGATGTGTATCTTGTTTTGTGAATGAGATTAGAAGGTAACTTTGCGCATGGTGCTGAGATGGGCTGAGCAAAACTCCGACTGACTTCGCTCACAGCAGGCGCCGACTCATCCTGCTTCAGTCTCTCCTAGTGAATTTCTGCTTGCAGAGCCGGGTTGCTGGTGACTGGAGTAGTGAAGAGAACCCCAGAGTGAGTCTGGAGGAATGTCCTGGTCCTTTGTGGTGATATTTTCCTGATGACATTGCAGTGCTGAGTGAACTGATCACACAATGATCTGTCGTAAGGTCTCTGTCACAGCCCTGCAATGTCAAGCCTTCTTGTCATTGTCTGGTGACTCCCAGCCGTTCTTCTCACAGTGTTTTCTGCTCCCATCTTGGTGGCTGGGTGTGAGGGAGAAGAGGTGTTCCTGGATGCTTGGAAGGATCCTAGCTTCTCCAGCCCATTTGGTCAGTGAGTCGCTTTCTGCTGAGTCGTGTGTCGGAGTGGTATGGGGTGCACTAGATGAACAAGGCTCATTCGCTCTACCTGAGACCAGACTCCCACCTGGCATGTGGGTCTCAGTAATGCTCGCAGCTATTCTGAGCTGGTCTAGACAGTCTGAAGGGCAGATGTTAATGAGCCTGCTTGCCACGATGCATATGGATCACCTTAAAATAAGGTTAAGGGGCAGAACTCAAACTTGCTCTGCTGAGCTCCTCTGATGGAGCTTATGGCAGCAGGGCTTGGTCACTAGAGTAGTGAGGGGCTCTGCGTCTTAACTGACTAGTGGAGGCGTGAAACTATTGCTGTCTATTGCATGACTgtctctctgcagctgctgtcatAATAACTTCTTGGCGTTAGCGGGGCTAGAAAAAACTGTCCCCCGGTTGTCACAATGACATTCCAGCAAGGCTCCCTGCTGGTGGGGGCTGCCCATAATTTATGAGGCCATGAATCTGGTGACTTTCTGGGAGCCTGAGGATTTGAATATAATGTGTATCAAAGCTTAAAACGCCTCTTAATCAAACACAAAGGGTCCCAAGCCAGCAGTATTGGCTTATGCTTGCAGTGTCCTTGGTGACGGGCTAGAAGTTGTTTGGAGCCCACTAGCAGTAGAAACCTAGTTGGTGTGTTGTCTTCACTCTACATAGGCTGTGTTTTGGGGACTCAGGGGACAGCCACTTGTGGACCCTGCTTTCTAGTTTTTACCTAGTGTACTGGTTGAATTTAGTCCAACTATTTTATTTTGTCCTTTAAAGCTTGCTGTCCCCTGGCTTCATCTACACCAGAAAAATCAGACCCATGATTCACCACGGATAGTGCTGAGCTGGAAGTAGCAATAGCAGAAGTGCAAGTTTACACAGAGTGCTGGCATATTACCGCAGTGCTGCCTCACTCTACTCTGAGCCGGGTGAGTGATCAACGCTCTTGCACCCTGTCTACACTTCTGCTTCCATCACTGGAAAATTATGGGGGCTGAGATGTGATTTTGCTGGTAGGTTTAGATGGAGGCGGGAGGGTGTTAGTGGAGTGGGGTCAGCACTCATCTAACAGGGTGGTATTGGCCCTTGACTGCATCAAATATAGGCAGCAGTTAAAGCCATGGAAGTAATTCCTTCAAGGCTCTTAATCTGAATCCTCATAGAAAGAGCGCTTGCTTGTTTAGGTGACTTTCCAGTGGCCAGGGATTGGTGCTCTAATGCTGATCCTGCTTAGCGCTGTCAGGGCCTGACTCTGCAATGTGGGAACTGTGGATGCTCAGAAGCTGCTAGTGACCTTCAAAAACCAAGCTGAAGAACACACCGCTCTGGCATTGTGCAGGATAAGCCCTACCTTGATCTTATTCCTCCTCTGTAGCAATCTGCCAATGTATGTGTATCGCCAACAGCAGCATGTCTTTAAGTGGTGTAAAGATTGTAAATAGATTcacttctctttccttccttagAGAACTAGTTGGTG carries:
- the CEP41 gene encoding centrosomal protein of 41 kDa isoform X2 yields the protein MSGRRRIGDPECLTKRIPQNPKYQHIKSRLDTGNSLTKYIEKLEEIKRNYRYKKDELFKRLKVTTFAQLVIQVASLSDETLEVSAEEIQKLEDGDTVISETDAELTAGTNGKGSPTEKPASPVLFINNTGAGESYRSTLQSVISGVGELDIGKNLRKKPDANAKDSNTKDQPYPDCPFLLLDVRDRDAYDQCHIVGAYSYPIATLSRTMNPYTNSILEYKNAHGKIIILYDDDERLASQAATTMCERGFENVFMLSGGLKVLAQKVPEGLVTGSFPTSCQLATYTGSARKRAIPRGTPARAENKWRFATEDLQKIEYYLEEEQIPSDTASRLSRASSGRDSKATAVRSSQNLPTASPAGSLATRSFSSSSLQNKPWK
- the CEP41 gene encoding centrosomal protein of 41 kDa isoform X1: MPPGCRMLVTAFCTGKCMPSLRCLTKRIPQNPKYQHIKSRLDTGNSLTKYIEKLEEIKRNYRYKKDELFKRLKVTTFAQLVIQVASLSDETLEVSAEEIQKLEDGDTVISETDAELTAGTNGKGSPTEKPASPVLFINNTGAGESYRSTLQSVISGVGELDIGKNLRKKPDANAKDSNTKDQPYPDCPFLLLDVRDRDAYDQCHIVGAYSYPIATLSRTMNPYTNSILEYKNAHGKIIILYDDDERLASQAATTMCERGFENVFMLSGGLKVLAQKVPEGLVTGSFPTSCQLATYTGSARKRAIPRGTPARAENKWRFATEDLQKIEYYLEEEQIPSDTASRLSRASSGRDSKATAVRSSQNLPTASPAGSLATRSFSSSSLQNKPWK